The proteins below are encoded in one region of Alosa sapidissima isolate fAloSap1 chromosome 24, fAloSap1.pri, whole genome shotgun sequence:
- the itga3b gene encoding integrin alpha-3b isoform X1, whose product MATRTLHLCFLALFSTTQTGYGFNIDVRFPVIKEGKTKDSLFGFSVAQHKQTQKSKQYMLLIGAPKEQAFPQLKPKVNETGAIYTCPVSTDPTDCTRMDLVSSTDSSEIVEGMWLGVSVSSQRRIEEGRVLACGHRYIKSYGSDGQRSMVGKCYVRGNDLTYDPSDEWQTHTYEACSPFDLDLEGLCNMGISAGMTDTDVYMGAVGSFTWQGNVHVTWRDTNPFNSWDYSDKDFGKLEKNSYDYMGYSVVEETKLLSRDEDTLVAGAPREAESGAVTLAKKDDGKLLIPVTTIIGDQLGSYFGSSIAVTDLNNDDWNDLIIGAPFYFERKEERGGAVYVYMNENGSFQKKASVVLYGTTNSAFGIAVAAIGDVNQDGFQDFAVGAPFEGSGKVYIWMGSMKGISAGPSQVIEGKDVGTEGFKTFGYSLSGGLDMDENMYPDILVGSLDDRIALLRARPVIHLSTDFSVEPKIVDSSQCGDPCIKVKICFSFILSNGNKAFNREITLKYTVEADIDRRSPRVRFVDSRLGTHSDLMSLSSKKCVDLGLSVDEIVVDKLRPVVFSLNVSLQEQNIKVKRTLQNLDAFPILSDKQNLRKRTEINFQKECGSDNRCTSNLQLTAQCANERYQPFPRNGGQQVMKYNSNVKKVVLMVVVTNLPELGREAEDAHQASINVTLPPTLLYSGRRSQVRSPADGSLLTDSVECRADLTFVNCDLGNPLKSYDQVDLQLIFETAGITLFTEEIELQLQLGTLSHQTDLDPVAVPLRVENTILSSFSIDPSVVQTYFSGAVMGESAMNSTSDVGSLIEHTFKVGVDGEPLGSLGTLVLEFEWPFEVINGKWLLYLTEIVTKGKSETRCVPPGDVVNLLNLPLSGEHSRRQRRDAHIEAYSDPPVEAAVSILTPRKETYLLECSKGTARCITFSCPLINMSNYAEVIVRSRVWNSTMLEDYSNALRVKVKGEVTLKLVTDKPNIKMDSQSRDFLVNIDPVLAEEAPYEIPFWIFIIAGAAGVLLLSIIIFVLWKCGFFKRASRREMYEAKSQKAEMKIQPSETERLTDDY is encoded by the exons GCTCCTGATTGGTGCGCCTAAAGAGCAGGCTTTCCCCCAGCTGAAGCCGAAGGTGAACGAGACGGGCGCCATCTACACCTGCCCCGTCAGCACCGACCCCACCGACTGCACCCGCATGGACCTCGTCAGCTCCA CGGACTCCAGTGAGATCGTGGAGGGCATGTGGCTGGGGGTGTCGGTGTCCAGCCAGAGACGGATAGAAGAAGGACGCGTGCTG GCATGTGGGCATCGCTACATAAAGAGCTACGGTTCGGACGGGCAGCGGAGCATGGTGGGAAAATGCTACGTGCGTGGGAACGACCTGACCTACGACCCCTCGGACGAATGGCAGACGCACACGTACGAAGCGTGCAGCCCCTTCGACCTCGACCTAGAGGGCCTGTGCAACATGGGCATCTCGGCCGGAATGACCGACACCGACGTCTACATGGGAGCCGTGGGCAGCTTCACCTGGCAAG GAAACGTCCATGTGACGTGGAGGGATACTAACCCTTTCAACTCGTGGGACTACAGTGACAAAGACTTCGGGAAGCTGGAGAAGAATTCCTACGACTACATGG gctactcGGTGGTTGAGGAGACCAAACTGCTGAGTCGCGATGAGGACACTCTGGTGGCGGGAGCACCGCGTGAGGCAGAGTCCGGCGCTGTGACACTGGCCAAGAAGGACGACGGCAAGCTGCTGATTCCCGTGACAACCATCATCGGAGACCAGCTGGGATCGTACTTTGGCAGCAGCATCGCCGTGACAGACCTCAACAATGATGA CTGGAACGATCTGATAATCGGTGCTCCATTCTACTTCGAgcggaaggaggagaggggtggggctGTGTACGTCTACATGAACGAGAATGGAAGCTTCCAGAAGAAAGCTAGCGTGGTGTTATATGGCACCACCAACTCAGCGTTCGGCATAGCCGTGGCTGCCATCGGTGATGTCAATCAAGATGGCTTCCAAG ACTTCGCTGTGGGGGCACCCTTTGAAGGATCGGGAAAAGTCTACATATGGATGGGAAGTATGAAGGGCATCTCAGCAGGGCCAAGCCAG GTGATTGAGGGAAAGGACGTTGGCACTGAAGGCTTCAAGACATTCGGTTATTCTTTGAGCGGCGGTCTGGACATGGATGAAAACATGTACCCTGATATCCTAGTGGGCTCATTGGACGACCGCATTGCCCTCCTGAG GGCACGGCCAGTGATCCATCTCTCCACAGACTTTTCTGTTGAGCCAAAGATTGTTGACTCAAGCCAGTGTGGAGACCCTTG CATAAAGGTGAAGATCTGCTTCTCGTTCATCCTCAGCAATGGAAACAAGGCATTCAATAGGGAGATCA CTTTGAAGTACACCGTAGAGGCCGATATCGACCGGCGGAGCCCTCGCGTGCGTTTCGTGGACTCCCGCCTGGGCACCCACAGCGACCTGATGTCCCTCTCTTCAAAAAAATGTGTAGACCTCGGACTCAGTGTGGAC GAGATTGTGGTGGACAAACTTCGGCCGGTGGTGTTCTCGCTGAACGTGTCTCTGCAAGAGCAGAATATCAAGGTCAAGCGGACGCTGCAGAACCTGGACGCGTTCCCCATCCTGAGCGACAAACAGAACCTGAGAAAGAGGACAGAG atTAATTTCCAGAAGGAGTGTGGCTCTGATAATCGCTGCACCAGCAACCTGCAGCTGACGGCACAGTGTGCCAATGAAAGATACCAGCCTTTCCCACG GAATGGGGGCCAGCAGGTGATGAAGTACAACAGTAACGTGAAGAAggtggtgctgatggtggtggtgaccaACCTGCCTGAGCTTGGCCGCGAGGCAGAGGACGCTCACCAGGCCTCCATTAACGTCACCTTGCCCCCGACGCTGCTGTACTCCGGCAGGCGTTCCCAGGTCCGGTCACCAGCTGACGGTTCCCTCCTGACg GACTCTGTTGAGTGCCGTGCAGATTTGACATTCGTCAATTGTGACCTGGGTAACCCACTCAAGAGTTATGATCAG gTTGACTTGCAGCTCATTTTTGAGACAGCTGGCATCACCCTGTTCACCGAGGAGATCGAGTTGCAACTCCAACTGGGCAC CTTAAGTCACCAGACAGACTTGGACCCAGTAGCAGTTCCTCTTCGAGTGGAGAACACCATCCTTTCCTCCTTCTCTAT AGATCCTTCTGTTGTCCAGACATACTTCAGCGGAGCTGTGATGGGGGAATCAGCTATGAACAGCACCAGTGATGTAGGCAGTCTGATAGAGCACACATTCAAG GTTGGGGTAGATGGCGAGCCACTGGGGAGTTTGGGAACTCTCGTCCTGGAGTTTGAGTGGCCGTTTGAGGTGATCAACGGCAAGTGGTTGCTCTACCTGACGGAGATTGTCACCAAGGGAAAATCGGAGACTCGCTGCGTCCCACCGGGTGATGTGGTGAACCTGCTCAACCTTCCt CTGTCTGGCGAGCACTCCAGGCGTCAGAGGAGAGATGCCCACATAGAGGCCTACAGTGATCCTCCTGTGGAAGCAGCTGTTTCCATACTCACCCCCCGTAAGGAGACCTACCTGCTG GAGTGTTCCAAAGGGACTGCACGCTGTATCACGTTCTCCTGTCCTTTGATCAACATGTCCAACTACGCAGAGGTCATCGTAAGGTCACGTGTCTGGAACAGCACTATGCTggag GACTACAGTAATGCACTTAGGGTGAAAGTCAAGGGCGAGGTGACATTAAAGCTCGTAACGGACAAACCAAACATCAAGATGGACAGTCAGAGCAGAGAT TTTCTTGTGAACATCGACCCGGTTCTTGCGGAGGAGGCGCCTTATGAGATTCCCTTCTGGATCTTCATCATTGCGGGTGCGGCAGGAGTTCTTCTGCTGAGCATCATCATCTTCGTCCTGTGGAAG TGCGGTTTCTTCAAGCGGGCGAGTCGACGGGAGATGTACGAGGCAAAATCGCAGAAGGCCGAGATGAAGATCCAGCCCTCGGAGACAGAGAGGCTGACGGACGACTACTAA
- the itga3b gene encoding integrin alpha-3b isoform X2, producing the protein MYKLLIGAPKEQAFPQLKPKVNETGAIYTCPVSTDPTDCTRMDLVSSTDSSEIVEGMWLGVSVSSQRRIEEGRVLACGHRYIKSYGSDGQRSMVGKCYVRGNDLTYDPSDEWQTHTYEACSPFDLDLEGLCNMGISAGMTDTDVYMGAVGSFTWQGNVHVTWRDTNPFNSWDYSDKDFGKLEKNSYDYMGYSVVEETKLLSRDEDTLVAGAPREAESGAVTLAKKDDGKLLIPVTTIIGDQLGSYFGSSIAVTDLNNDDWNDLIIGAPFYFERKEERGGAVYVYMNENGSFQKKASVVLYGTTNSAFGIAVAAIGDVNQDGFQDFAVGAPFEGSGKVYIWMGSMKGISAGPSQVIEGKDVGTEGFKTFGYSLSGGLDMDENMYPDILVGSLDDRIALLRARPVIHLSTDFSVEPKIVDSSQCGDPCIKVKICFSFILSNGNKAFNREITLKYTVEADIDRRSPRVRFVDSRLGTHSDLMSLSSKKCVDLGLSVDEIVVDKLRPVVFSLNVSLQEQNIKVKRTLQNLDAFPILSDKQNLRKRTEINFQKECGSDNRCTSNLQLTAQCANERYQPFPRNGGQQVMKYNSNVKKVVLMVVVTNLPELGREAEDAHQASINVTLPPTLLYSGRRSQVRSPADGSLLTDSVECRADLTFVNCDLGNPLKSYDQVDLQLIFETAGITLFTEEIELQLQLGTLSHQTDLDPVAVPLRVENTILSSFSIDPSVVQTYFSGAVMGESAMNSTSDVGSLIEHTFKVGVDGEPLGSLGTLVLEFEWPFEVINGKWLLYLTEIVTKGKSETRCVPPGDVVNLLNLPLSGEHSRRQRRDAHIEAYSDPPVEAAVSILTPRKETYLLECSKGTARCITFSCPLINMSNYAEVIVRSRVWNSTMLEDYSNALRVKVKGEVTLKLVTDKPNIKMDSQSRDFLVNIDPVLAEEAPYEIPFWIFIIAGAAGVLLLSIIIFVLWKCGFFKRASRREMYEAKSQKAEMKIQPSETERLTDDY; encoded by the exons GCTCCTGATTGGTGCGCCTAAAGAGCAGGCTTTCCCCCAGCTGAAGCCGAAGGTGAACGAGACGGGCGCCATCTACACCTGCCCCGTCAGCACCGACCCCACCGACTGCACCCGCATGGACCTCGTCAGCTCCA CGGACTCCAGTGAGATCGTGGAGGGCATGTGGCTGGGGGTGTCGGTGTCCAGCCAGAGACGGATAGAAGAAGGACGCGTGCTG GCATGTGGGCATCGCTACATAAAGAGCTACGGTTCGGACGGGCAGCGGAGCATGGTGGGAAAATGCTACGTGCGTGGGAACGACCTGACCTACGACCCCTCGGACGAATGGCAGACGCACACGTACGAAGCGTGCAGCCCCTTCGACCTCGACCTAGAGGGCCTGTGCAACATGGGCATCTCGGCCGGAATGACCGACACCGACGTCTACATGGGAGCCGTGGGCAGCTTCACCTGGCAAG GAAACGTCCATGTGACGTGGAGGGATACTAACCCTTTCAACTCGTGGGACTACAGTGACAAAGACTTCGGGAAGCTGGAGAAGAATTCCTACGACTACATGG gctactcGGTGGTTGAGGAGACCAAACTGCTGAGTCGCGATGAGGACACTCTGGTGGCGGGAGCACCGCGTGAGGCAGAGTCCGGCGCTGTGACACTGGCCAAGAAGGACGACGGCAAGCTGCTGATTCCCGTGACAACCATCATCGGAGACCAGCTGGGATCGTACTTTGGCAGCAGCATCGCCGTGACAGACCTCAACAATGATGA CTGGAACGATCTGATAATCGGTGCTCCATTCTACTTCGAgcggaaggaggagaggggtggggctGTGTACGTCTACATGAACGAGAATGGAAGCTTCCAGAAGAAAGCTAGCGTGGTGTTATATGGCACCACCAACTCAGCGTTCGGCATAGCCGTGGCTGCCATCGGTGATGTCAATCAAGATGGCTTCCAAG ACTTCGCTGTGGGGGCACCCTTTGAAGGATCGGGAAAAGTCTACATATGGATGGGAAGTATGAAGGGCATCTCAGCAGGGCCAAGCCAG GTGATTGAGGGAAAGGACGTTGGCACTGAAGGCTTCAAGACATTCGGTTATTCTTTGAGCGGCGGTCTGGACATGGATGAAAACATGTACCCTGATATCCTAGTGGGCTCATTGGACGACCGCATTGCCCTCCTGAG GGCACGGCCAGTGATCCATCTCTCCACAGACTTTTCTGTTGAGCCAAAGATTGTTGACTCAAGCCAGTGTGGAGACCCTTG CATAAAGGTGAAGATCTGCTTCTCGTTCATCCTCAGCAATGGAAACAAGGCATTCAATAGGGAGATCA CTTTGAAGTACACCGTAGAGGCCGATATCGACCGGCGGAGCCCTCGCGTGCGTTTCGTGGACTCCCGCCTGGGCACCCACAGCGACCTGATGTCCCTCTCTTCAAAAAAATGTGTAGACCTCGGACTCAGTGTGGAC GAGATTGTGGTGGACAAACTTCGGCCGGTGGTGTTCTCGCTGAACGTGTCTCTGCAAGAGCAGAATATCAAGGTCAAGCGGACGCTGCAGAACCTGGACGCGTTCCCCATCCTGAGCGACAAACAGAACCTGAGAAAGAGGACAGAG atTAATTTCCAGAAGGAGTGTGGCTCTGATAATCGCTGCACCAGCAACCTGCAGCTGACGGCACAGTGTGCCAATGAAAGATACCAGCCTTTCCCACG GAATGGGGGCCAGCAGGTGATGAAGTACAACAGTAACGTGAAGAAggtggtgctgatggtggtggtgaccaACCTGCCTGAGCTTGGCCGCGAGGCAGAGGACGCTCACCAGGCCTCCATTAACGTCACCTTGCCCCCGACGCTGCTGTACTCCGGCAGGCGTTCCCAGGTCCGGTCACCAGCTGACGGTTCCCTCCTGACg GACTCTGTTGAGTGCCGTGCAGATTTGACATTCGTCAATTGTGACCTGGGTAACCCACTCAAGAGTTATGATCAG gTTGACTTGCAGCTCATTTTTGAGACAGCTGGCATCACCCTGTTCACCGAGGAGATCGAGTTGCAACTCCAACTGGGCAC CTTAAGTCACCAGACAGACTTGGACCCAGTAGCAGTTCCTCTTCGAGTGGAGAACACCATCCTTTCCTCCTTCTCTAT AGATCCTTCTGTTGTCCAGACATACTTCAGCGGAGCTGTGATGGGGGAATCAGCTATGAACAGCACCAGTGATGTAGGCAGTCTGATAGAGCACACATTCAAG GTTGGGGTAGATGGCGAGCCACTGGGGAGTTTGGGAACTCTCGTCCTGGAGTTTGAGTGGCCGTTTGAGGTGATCAACGGCAAGTGGTTGCTCTACCTGACGGAGATTGTCACCAAGGGAAAATCGGAGACTCGCTGCGTCCCACCGGGTGATGTGGTGAACCTGCTCAACCTTCCt CTGTCTGGCGAGCACTCCAGGCGTCAGAGGAGAGATGCCCACATAGAGGCCTACAGTGATCCTCCTGTGGAAGCAGCTGTTTCCATACTCACCCCCCGTAAGGAGACCTACCTGCTG GAGTGTTCCAAAGGGACTGCACGCTGTATCACGTTCTCCTGTCCTTTGATCAACATGTCCAACTACGCAGAGGTCATCGTAAGGTCACGTGTCTGGAACAGCACTATGCTggag GACTACAGTAATGCACTTAGGGTGAAAGTCAAGGGCGAGGTGACATTAAAGCTCGTAACGGACAAACCAAACATCAAGATGGACAGTCAGAGCAGAGAT TTTCTTGTGAACATCGACCCGGTTCTTGCGGAGGAGGCGCCTTATGAGATTCCCTTCTGGATCTTCATCATTGCGGGTGCGGCAGGAGTTCTTCTGCTGAGCATCATCATCTTCGTCCTGTGGAAG TGCGGTTTCTTCAAGCGGGCGAGTCGACGGGAGATGTACGAGGCAAAATCGCAGAAGGCCGAGATGAAGATCCAGCCCTCGGAGACAGAGAGGCTGACGGACGACTACTAA